DNA sequence from the Pedobacter schmidteae genome:
GCAGCACCAAAACTGGATACCGTACGCATTGGCTTCATAGGCCTGGGAAACCGTGGTGCAGCTGCTGTAAAGCGTATGGCAAGAATTGCTGGCACCAGCATCAATGCGCTGTGCGACCTGCGTCCTGAAAAAGCGGCGGCTTCTGTCCAGAACTTAAAGAAAACGGCCCACAAACCAGTGGTATATACCGACAAGGAAGAAGCCTGGAAAAAACTCTGCGAACGCGACGACATTGATCTCATCTATATAGCCACACCCTGGGAACTTCATACGCCAATGGCCGTGTACGCCATGAACCACGGCAAACATGTGTGTACCGAAGTACCTGCAGCTACCACGCTGGACGAATGTTGGCAACTGGTACAAACTTCCGAACGTACAAAAAAACATTGCATGATGTTGGAAAACTGCTGCTATGACTTTTTTGAGATGCTGACCCTCAATATGGCAAGGCAGGGTTTCTTTGGCGATATCATTCATTGTGAGGGCGCTTATATTCATGACCTGCTGGAAGGAAATTTCTCTAAGTCGAAGTATTACGACATGTGGCGACTAAAGGAAAACATTAAACACAAAGGCAATTTATATCCTACACACGGACTGGGCCCGATATGCCAGGTGATGAACATCAACCGGGGCGACCAGATGAATTATCTGGTATCGGTTTCTTCCAACGACTTTATGATGAACGAAATGGCTAAAGAGCTGGCGGCGAAAGATGCATTTTACAAACCATATGTGGGCAAAGCATACAGGGGCAACATGAGTACCACCACAATAAAAACGCATATGGGCCGTACATTGATGGTACAACACGATGTCACTTCGCCAAGGCCGTATTCACGTTTACACCTGATTAGTGGTACAAAAGGTACCGCTCAGAAGTATCCCCTGCCCGCACGTATTTCGACCAATCACGAAGGCTGGGTATCAGACACCGAATTTAAAGCATTGGAAGAGAAATATACCCCAAACCTAGTCAAAAAAATCGGCGAAATGGCAAAAGCAGTAGGTGGCCACGGAGGAATGGACTTTTTGATGGACTGGCGTACCATAGATTGCTTGCGGAACGGATTGCCATTGGATCAGGATGTTTATGATGCAGCTTTATGGAGTTCCATACTTCCGTTGAGTGAGTGGTCTGTAAACAACCGTTCGAACTCTATTGATGTACCCGATTTTACCGGGGGCTCCTGGAAAACGAATTTACCGGTAGACATTTCCCTTTCAAAAGGCGGTACAACCGGGGTTATTTAAAAGGGAAATAGGAATAAAAAATGAACTGCCTTAGGGGGATGGGATATGTATTGCCATAAAACTGACCAAACAGACATCAAGAACATAAATCATTGAAAACACCAATACAATAAAATGGAAACAAGCGTAACAAACAGTCCCGAAGAACTGGGAATTGCCGCCGGCAAGGCTGCTGCAGATCTGATCAGGGAAACCATTGCCAAAAAAGGCAAAGCGAACATTATCCTTGCTACAGGAGCAAGCCAGTTTGAAACTTTAAACCAGCTTATCCGGGAAGATATTGACTGGAGCAAGGTGACCATGTTCCATCTGGACGAATACATCGGCCTACCGGAATCTGCTCCGGCCAGCTTCAGAAAATATCTTAAAGAGCGTTTTCTGGAAAAAGTGGCTCCCTTAAGTGCTGCATACCTGGTGAACGGCGAGACCGATCCTGAAGCAGAATGCAAACGCCTGGGTGAAATTATTCAGCAAAACCCTATAGATGTAGCCCTGGTGGGCATCGGCGAGAACGGACACCTGGCCTTTAACGATCCCCCGGCAGATTTTGACACCCATGTTCCTTACCTGGTGGTAAACCTTGACGAACAATGCCGCAAAC
Encoded proteins:
- a CDS encoding Gfo/Idh/MocA family protein, giving the protein MKNNRRDFLKLSGLAGLGLASSGILSAYTPADTSKQDDIIKLATRVHKQEFNMSGYAAPKLDTVRIGFIGLGNRGAAAVKRMARIAGTSINALCDLRPEKAAASVQNLKKTAHKPVVYTDKEEAWKKLCERDDIDLIYIATPWELHTPMAVYAMNHGKHVCTEVPAATTLDECWQLVQTSERTKKHCMMLENCCYDFFEMLTLNMARQGFFGDIIHCEGAYIHDLLEGNFSKSKYYDMWRLKENIKHKGNLYPTHGLGPICQVMNINRGDQMNYLVSVSSNDFMMNEMAKELAAKDAFYKPYVGKAYRGNMSTTTIKTHMGRTLMVQHDVTSPRPYSRLHLISGTKGTAQKYPLPARISTNHEGWVSDTEFKALEEKYTPNLVKKIGEMAKAVGGHGGMDFLMDWRTIDCLRNGLPLDQDVYDAALWSSILPLSEWSVNNRSNSIDVPDFTGGSWKTNLPVDISLSKGGTTGVI
- a CDS encoding glucosamine-6-phosphate deaminase; protein product: METSVTNSPEELGIAAGKAAADLIRETIAKKGKANIILATGASQFETLNQLIREDIDWSKVTMFHLDEYIGLPESAPASFRKYLKERFLEKVAPLSAAYLVNGETDPEAECKRLGEIIQQNPIDVALVGIGENGHLAFNDPPADFDTHVPYLVVNLDEQCRKQQFGEGWFKSIDEVPTQAISMSVQQILKSKHIICSVPDRRKAQAVKDSLEQPVSNKFPSSILQLHPDCRFYFDKASAELLSAK